TAGTAACACTGCTCTGATTGGATTAAGGACATCTGGCCCCTTGAGCAGAAGGTCATTCATGCTTAACCCTTCAAACTTCTGGCTGCTATTCCATACAAGCCTTACTGGAGTTGTTACTGAATGGGGGTTTGGAGCAACCAAGTGACTCACATACCACACTGGTCCCTTCCAGCTGCTGATTTCAGTTGTGAGTTTTTTCGCAGCTCCCCGCTCCACCATGTCACGGACTTGAGCTGTGTAGGCAGCCTTCCACTCAGGTGTTTTAATGAGTTGCCTTTCTGTCCTCAGGAAAGTTGCTTCCACTCCTCTTCTGTTGTTGGGAAGAGAAGCTGGATCCTCAGTCCATGGATACTTTGCATCCCAATGGGGTGTCTTACTGTGAGCATCTTTTTTGATGTATGTGAGCCCTTCTTTGATTACCTCGAGTTCTCTTTCCTCTGCTAAGGTCATCTCTTTCCCTCCTGGTTGGCAGGTTCCACAGCGACAACCTCCACACTTTGGTTCACAAGCTGCCCCAATACTGTCCCACCGCCACCATTCAAGGAACTCTCGGCTTCCAACAGCTGTACTTACAGTCGTAGCCATAGCCTTTTGTGACAGCCAGATTACTTCTTCCTTGGGTTGTATGACTTTTTCTTCATACTTGACTGCAGCTGTTCTCATAGAGCGGGCAAAATGTGTCTTGGATTCATGCGCTGCAACCTCTATCTCCTCAAAGAGGTCAGGGTGTGCTCCACCCACAATCTTTCCAAGTGGGCTTTCCCATAAGACAAGATCTCCCACAATTTTCACTCTTTGTGGTGCGAGTTTGCCCTCCCGGTGGCTGATAAGGAGTTCAATCTCTTCAGGTCTTTTTAGCTCTTCAAGCTCGGCCTCTGGGAAGAACCTTTTCAGTTGCATAGGAGTGACACCTCGATGTACTTTGGCAATCTCATCCAAACCATAGCAAATCATTTCATGTGCAATCTCTGTTCCTTTGGGAGTTTTGACCCGGACTCTGAGAAGATACCTCTTGGTTCTCTCTTGCATGGTCATTCCACCAACCCCATGCACGACTAATGTGACTTCTTCACCTCTGAGTCTTAGCCTATCAGCGGCCTCATGGGTGATGTAATTGGTGTCTGATGCAAGATCTATTAGAGTTCCAATTCTCTGGCCTGCATTGGCTGTAACCTCCAGCAGCATCATAATGACAGGGAGTTCTTGAAGTCCGTTTTCCTTCACAAGTCCTATTTGATTACTGCAGTCTGTCATGCTAGTCTTATTGGTAAAagcctttttgcacttttctgcCATTTCTGGAGGGAGTTCAGCTAAGAAACGTTCTTGCTCTTCAGTCAGCCTGACTTTTCTTTCACAAGTCCTTGTGCCATTTCCATCTTTGGCtcttttttcttctgcttttGGGCAAAGGAAAAAGTGGTGGTCTGAACAGCTGCCCTTTCTGCAGTCTTTATTCTTGCACAGAAAGGTGTCTTTACAGCCGTCATCAGTCTCGTGACACCCAAGGCACTTCCTGCATGCTCCCAGTTTTTTAACAGCATCCTTCTTTTCGGAGAGCCGAAGTCTCCTGAATTTCTTGCAAAAGTAGACTTTATTCTTGTGGCCATCTGCACCACAGATACTGCACCCATCTTCTGACtcgtctttttttgtgttttttgtagaAGCATATTTCTTTTCCAATTTCCTGTTTAGCTTATCTGGTCTCTCTAGTTTTTCTGTGACTCCAAGCTGTTCAAGCCTCTCAAAGACCTCTTCTTGTGTCTTTAGAAATTTCAGGAGGTTGTCAAAGTGGTTGTCTGGCTTGACACCATTACTGGGGTTGACCATGAAGATAAGCCAATCCTTTTTCACAGAGTCTGGCAGCTTGCTCTCTATGGACTTGATTACCAAGGGGTTCTTAATGGCTCCGGTGTCCTCTAACTCTGTGAGGTCTACCAGGGCTTTTTCCACTGTGCGGATTAGGTCTATCACCTTCCTAGGCTGGCTTTCTTGCACTGCTGGAATCTTCTCCAGGCTCTCTACAATTTCCATTGCAATTGAGGACTTGTTTCCATACCGGTTTTCTAACACTCTGAGTATGTCACCAGCTGTGTTGTATGTTGAAAGCCTAAGGTCTCTGATGATTTTGTCATCTAGACTGTCAAGGAGCTGAATTTTCTTAACCTCTGCTGATCCAGTTGGCTCTCCCTGCTTTTGCAGGCTTTCCCAGTCTTTCTTCCAATGATGAAAATCCCTTCTGTTGCCATAGAACCTAGGTAGACTGGTGGGTTTTAGTTTGATAACTGGCATGGCAGGCATAACTGATGCTCGAAGTACAGTAGCAGCCTTTTCTTCCTCTGCAATTCTCCGTGCTGTAACAAACTCAACTCTTCTTGCTTGGAGCCTGTTGCCAATTACTTTAAACGACTTTACACTGTTCCCAAGACTAACTTTATCTGCTTCGGGAATCCACTGCTCCCAGTTTGACAGTGCTTTAGTTGCCTCAATAATCAACTTGTCCACAATATCCAGCTGCACGTCATAGCCATCACAATTGGTACCATTTGCGGGGATAGCAGTTGCATCATCACAAGCTTTTTCAGCTTCCTGAATAGCAGTCAGCAGCTGAGCCTCCCCATATTTAGACCAAAGATAAGTCTGAACAATCTTCCTTCCTTCATCCAATCTTGATTTACAttcttggactgtgttttcaatATCATTCTCTATCTGCTCCTCAAGTGTCACCTGCTCACCAAACTCAGCTTTAGCCTCTTTCTCAGCTAGTAGACCAGCCCTGTAGTCATCATTGGTTTCCCAGACTTTTCTTGCTGCATCATCAAGCTTCTTAAACTCTTCCCTGAGCTCTGATTCAGTCAAGTTATGGCCACCTCTACTGAGAAAATTAGCCTGCTTGGTCAGGGCACTTTTTGCAACAGTCCTCCATCTTTTTAGCTCATCCACTGTTTTACCAAAGAGTTCCTCTGCCATTTTTCTTCCAGGTTGTTTGATACTAAGGACCCCACTTTGGTGGTTATCAACTGTCAAGTTATCTCAGGTTCGTTTCAGTTCTTGGCTTAACTTGAAAAAGCCTGTGTTGTGACTACAATTAGGGCGCTTGTATCCACTCCCAAACTCTGGATATTTTAGTAAATTTCCCCACAACAGATGAAACTTTGCCTCCTCTTAGGGATTTTTATTATTTCCAGGATTTAGTTAACAGGTTGATAacctaaaatacacacaaaatacacacaataaATTTACTATTTCACTAACAATTGCAAATTATATCAATACTTAAACTTCTACATGTGCTAGGTGGCACGTTAGATCCTACCAGTGCCTCTCTGCAGTCAAACACGAGCTGAAACACCTCTCTGCACAACTCagcttctcctctctcctccgtGTGGACGCCTGTGCAACAGTCTCCTTCTCCAATCCTGCACTGGTGTCTTAAACTACCTCAGAATGGAGGTTAAGAGTCGTTTGCCTCTGGTGCACGTCTTAGACGGACCCGTTTTTCACCGCGGGGAAAACTCAGCCTGCTCGCCTTTTTTTCTGTCCAGCGCGATTTTAGCGCGATTTCAGCGCGATCCCTCGCGAGAGCACCGCGAGTCCGCAGCGCGAGCAGCAGCGCGTTTCAGTCACATGTTTAAAAGAAGGCATCCCATTTGCCGAACATCAACTTAATTTTTAACTAAACAGAACATATTTAGTTACAGACACTGGCTCTCGGTACACTGCTAAGTTTCACTTTCACTCACACTTAGCTCcgccctctctctttttccattatttatttatttatttacattttgactTGACAGTAACATTACAGGCAAACCTTCCTGGatccttttcaaaacattgctaaacatacaaccttctctgttagctgggtctGCACCTAGGTGTCAGCAACAGGAACAACTTAAAATAGATGACAGCATTTTTTTAGAAGAggtttccatcattataatgttacTTGTAACAATTAAGATGAcacatgtatttattgttttaataaagcTAAAATGGAAAAGGTCCCAAAGCAAAAGGTTGGGCATGCATGCTGCATGTTCAGTAGTTAGTTACACCCCTCTGGCAAGTATTACAGCTCTTTAATGCTCTTTGTAGTCCTTCAGTTTTTGTTTGATGAATTTCAGCTCGTTATTCTTTGCAAAAACATTTTCTAGTTCTCTAAGATTCTTGAAATGTCTTGTATGTTCTGCTCCTTTGAAGCCTTGCTGAGTAACATTATCATACCTTGTACATTCAATAGATAAGATTGATTGACCCAAAGCCACAAGGGCAAACATGCCATACACTGTTTGAAgacttaaaaaataaacaattcgGAAACTTTTTAAACCAATTTCTTTACCATGCTGCTGTTATGTGGAATTTCTACTAGATGTCTCTAGATAGcctccaaaataaataaatggcaattttatttttttaacataaagcATAGAATTTTATGGTGAATTTTGGGTGCTATTTATGTGTAAGGAGTGGTCGGCTGACCAAAATGACCCCAAGATTGCAGCGActactcatccaagaggtcacaaaagaccccatccaaagaactgcaggcctcacttgcctctgTTAAAGTCACCGtgcatgactccaccataagacaGAGACTgaacgcttgattgcagttgttgctgctaacaGTGGCCCAAAGTCATTAGGTTTAGGGGTTTATGTGTGTTGTCTCTGACTaattttaaattagtttgatgatctaaaacatttaaaagtgaaaaacatgccaaaaaaaaaaaaaaaaaatatatatatatatatatatatatatatatatattacagcttTTTTGAATTTGGGGGTTGTAAAACACACATCTCAGCACACAACAGTGTGTTTGTATATGGAGGTCACATGCTTTGGTATCCGTTGTCACACAGGATAGTTCACATGGCTAACCTATCTGACAATTTACCACACCTTTATCTctgtaagcacacacacacacacacacacacacatacacacacatacacacactgacatgccaaggTCACATCATCGCCTTTGATCCTCCTGTCAGCCTTTGTTGCCGTGTGGCACTGCAGTGTgtaagagaggagaagagaatagaaaagagaaaaagctCTGGGCCAAAAACTCGCCTTTGTTTCGGGATGCTTTGGATTCAGACGTCTAAGGTCAAAGGGCACTCGGTGTCAAAATCATCTCCCGACCCCTCCTGTGCCCAGTGTCACATCGATTGCCCAGAGACACACACACGCCTGTCACTACCCGCTTCTAAATCTGTCACACACAAGTTTGGGGCCTTCTTCTAAAATTTTACTATCCTCTCTGCTAGTCTTCCATTACGACCATGTGTTTGCAAATAATGCATATATTTCACAATGGCCATGTTCATATTAACTAAGCCTTTTAATGCATGCATGTTGATGAGTGCTGACATCACAAAGGTGAATTATAATATGTAGGCTTTAAATGCAAATCTACAATATTATTGTAAAAGatgcatgtgtgtctgtgtgcacatGCAGAGATAAAGGTAAATGGTCAGTTAGGCTGATCACGTGAACTATCCTGTGTGACAACAGATACATATATGTGACCTATTTTTGGTACAGATACATACCAAAGCATGTGATCAACATGTTTTACagatttaaaataacaaaaacggaAATGGCCAACTTTTGTTATGGCATAAGCGAGTTGTCAACCGTTCAACACGCAGCCTGATTTGGTGTCTTTGCGCGACTCGAAACGCGTAAACTAATaaacaaattctcttaattaatcatggttgtgatTTGTGTGTAATGTTAAGTTAACAAATCAGCCTGTCCCTTGTCAAGTCAGAGTCAGCTGTGGTCTAACTTTGCTTGTAGATTGCTATTTTCATGGCGCAGATACCTGGACCccacacttctcagcagaggaaactgaccaatACTTTCACATGGTGGAACTCATTACCAGAAACAGCAGGAATCCATCAAAGATCTGACAATGACCTATATTTTGTTTTCATGTaaaataatgttgttttattttttattatgttaattgttgctgtaaaagtttgcatagttgCCAATAGGcacacactatgggtttgtgctgCGTGTTCACCTTTGCCTGTCCAATTCACTGCCAAGGTAGCAATAGATTGCTTTCTGTTGACATCTGCCTAGTTTGTGttcaatcagtggtgcacctgtgttttccgttgccaagatagcaatactccataaatatacctgaacacacctcaattctTATTTAGGAAAgatcatttatattaatatagaCTGTGCTGCTACACAGCAACAAGTGttgttttaatgatattctgCATCTTTTTCTGATATCCAATCGAATGTGAGGTCTTGTGAGGTCCTATATTACGTTAGATTCCActgaaaattaaaacattaaaaacctaatGGTGGTACGGTTGTTTTTAATGCAGTTAAATGCAGTGGGTTCAGTAGCacagatattttatattatagaGCTGTATAACGATCACAGCCTTAGACTTTCAGTCTTCCATATCAAGGACGTCTATCTGAGATACGGTTTTCAGGAGCGGAGACCCAGTTCTAAACTGGGACACACCAGTGTGTAATCTCAGTGGGAAAGAGGAGTCTATGTCAGTGTTGGTCAGATGGGGCTAAATTTAGGTCTCTTCTGTAAGTAGGTCCCAAAGTCTTTCTCTACTAAtgtctctcaatctttctctctgtctttcttctttAGTGTTTAGCTcaattattctttctttttcacaaaatgttttttttcttcatctctcttttctcttctcatatctctttgcaccttcctctctttttcctcttttgcaTCTAACTATTTATCTTACTCATTCTCATACCTTAATCTCTTTTCTTCTTCGTCCTCTAAACCCCTCTCTTCCTTTTGCCCTCTCACTATTGCTCTGTTTCCTTCAATCTTGTCTCCCATTCCATTTatgtctctcttcttttttccttcCCCTCGTGTTGGGCTGAGTTCAGTGGGGACATGTGGTTGTTGGGTAATCATTAAGAAAAAGAGCACCTGGGGAAGTTGACTGGTGTAGAGAGGTGAAAGGGTCAAGGGCGTGAAAGCAAATTCCTATTGGGAAAAGCATAGGATTGAATGAAAATATGATTGTTGCTAATGAGTAAGTGTTTccttttattacagagtgtgaataaagaacaCATTTGATTAGGCTCCACCTCTCACTCAGTAGTAATGTGAGATTTACAAATTTGATGATTTTCCCACCAAACTTGCTAAAACAAACAGAGAATCTGTAGATGAatcattatttataaacagaaatagtgAAAGATTCTGTAAACAGATGTGACTATAAACTTGCATGGCACTGTATTTGTGTTGTACAGAGTGTAAACCCTGGATTTTATCACCTCCAGTGTAAAGACTCAAGGGCCAGAAGTTGGATAAGTTCTACTGTTGTCTGTGAAAGTGTTCTCAGACAGGAGGCTGGAGAAATCTAAAACAGTTCTATTGACCTGGTttcaaccaaacacacacacacacacacacacacacacacacacacacacacacacacactagccaTGCGCATTGTGTCCTCTCTGTGCTGTGGTGCAGTATAGATTGTGTAGATATGGAGCGCACTCCTCAGTGATTAATCACACCGTTCAGTAACGAGGGAAAAATGTTAATGAGAGCAGAGCCTCACCTTCCCCACTCTGTCTATATATGCACAGGagtcattatgtgtgtgtgtgtgtgtagatgaaaCCAGGCCATTTAGAATGTAGCAAGCCAGTCACACTGCTtagataaaaacagaaagaagaaagGCAGGAAAGAAATAGAGAGTTCACAGATAATTGATGAGAAAAAAACATAAGGATCCATCCCCACTCTTTGCCTTACACGTCACGTTagtatttaaaaagaaaagtatTTAGCAAAATTGCAGGTATTCCATGTATTGTTCTTTTGCACCCATGTTAATAAATTAGAACACTTAGACTTAGTGTGCAGTGCATCCCAGCCACATACAAAGCCAGTTTGAGCAGCACAGCAGTGTATGCCAAAGCTGGCAACCAGGCGGCACTGCATCTAGGGAAACAGAACATAAAAATGCaatataatacataattaaagataaaacaacaataaattataaaaaaggtcAAGCATGGGTCAAACATGAAATCAAACAAAATGATTTCCTTTGGGTTCATAATGTCTGTCAAAACAGTGTTGGAATTTTGGAGTTGGAAGTAAAGAGAGCGTccataaaaaatactaaaatctaAAGTTTGAGAGATTGAAGACACTAGTAGACAAGTGCCGACTCATTGACAACAAAGCATTAATGGACCCTGGACTGCAAAACTCATGCAGTTATGCCACAGTGAGATAGGAGTACAGGTGTTATCTGATCAGACACTGGGTCTTGGTACAAATAGGTGTTAACGTTCTTCCCCAACTGCCCTATACAAAGGTTCTCAGAGACTGtttttggatagtgtacctcttggtgagagattttcAACTCTCTCTATATCTGCATTAATGTAGAATGATCTTagattttttattcttatgtatGTACTGTTCTGAAATAAATAGAATTAACACTCTATTGTTTGATTGTTTGGTCAGCCTTATTCATAAGCTTTGGTTGTTGCTCACCATGTTTATCTGAGCATGAGACACTCGCTACACAagatacattatattatataaagtcTGGGCATTGATTACAAAATACTTTCCTATGGCACCACAAACTCTTcattctgtttgtgtgtttgaaaaTGTAATGTGACTATAAGCAGGTAGTATTTTTACTCTGCAACCATAAACCGGAAGATGGCTGCATCTTATTATAGACTGTCATGTACCATATGTTGTGATCTATAATTGCCTGGGTGTGTAGCCACAATAACTACTTAGTACATTTTATATAAGGACTTTGGCTGTGCTACTCAGAGTGAAAGTGATTTCTTCAGATGTATAAATATGCAATATGCAAcactataaattataatatactCCAATAATGCATCCAGATTTGCTT
This genomic interval from Astyanax mexicanus isolate ESR-SI-001 chromosome 1, AstMex3_surface, whole genome shotgun sequence contains the following:
- the LOC111193301 gene encoding uncharacterized protein LOC111193301, translating into MAEELFGKTVDELKRWRTVAKSALTKQANFLSRGGHNLTESELREEFKKLDDAARKVWETNDDYRAGLLAEKEAKAEFGEQVTLEEQIENDIENTVQECKSRLDEGRKIVQTYLWSKYGEAQLLTAIQEAEKACDDATAIPANGTNCDGYDVQLDIVDKLIIEATKALSNWEQWIPEADKVSLGNSVKSFKVIGNRLQARRVEFVTARRIAEEEKAATVLRASVMPAMPVIKLKPTSLPRFYGNRRDFHHWKKDWESLQKQGEPTGSAEVKKIQLLDSLDDKIIRDLRLSTYNTAGDILRVLENRYGNKSSIAMEIVESLEKIPAVQESQPRKVIDLIRTVEKALVDLTELEDTGAIKNPLVIKSIESKLPDSVKKDWLIFMVNPSNGVKPDNHFDNLLKFLKTQEEVFERLEQLGVTEKLERPDKLNRKLEKKYASTKNTKKDESEDGCSICGADGHKNKVYFCKKFRRLRLSEKKDAVKKLGACRKCLGCHETDDGCKDTFLCKNKDCRKGSCSDHHFFLCPKAEEKRAKDGNGTRTCERKVRLTEEQERFLAELPPEMAEKCKKAFTNKTSMTDCSNQIGLVKENGLQELPVIMMLLEVTANAGQRIGTLIDLASDTNYITHEAADRLRLRGEEVTLVVHGVGGMTMQERTKRYLLRVRVKTPKGTEIAHEMICYGLDEIAKVHRGVTPMQLKRFFPEAELEELKRPEEIELLISHREGKLAPQRVKIVGDLVLWESPLGKIVGGAHPDLFEEIEVAAHESKTHFARSMRTAAVKYEEKVIQPKEEVIWLSQKAMATTVSTAVGSREFLEWWRWDSIGAACEPKCGGCRCGTCQPGGKEMTLAEERELEVIKEGLTYIKKDAHSKTPHWDAKYPWTEDPASLPNNRRGVEATFLRTERQLIKTPEWKAAYTAQVRDMVERGAAKKLTTEISSWKGPVWYVSHLVAPNPHSVTTPVRLVWNSSQKFEGLSMNDLLLKGPDVLNPIRAVLLRFRNGVHAALGDITKMYNSVWLEEREMHLHRFLWRDSPEEDLSEYAITRVNIGDRPAGCIAQLAMRETARLPEFTDLKEARRVLEEDSYVDDILTSHNSKDILDKIVAMGSVRAK